TCATATATATGTCAGAGATAATATTTATTATCTCAGAGATAATAATGTATGAATAGCAACTAGGCATCTTCACAACATCGATATTAATAAAGCTCTATTTACCAACCCTGGCCCTTGGGATGGGTGCAAAACAATTGCTTTGCATGATTTTCAAAAGTGCTTTTATTGTCTCAGTCAAATAAAGCACAGAGAAGCCTGGCTAAGGTCCCATAAGACAACAGGCCAACATCCCCCACACCCAGAGCTCAACATGCAGTTGTcctccctgggggtgggggtgggggctctgtcTACCTCATCagatgtcttcctgtctctcaagGTGTGGCCATGTTCACGCAAGTGTTGTGTACTTTTAGATTTATCAAGCTGTGCAGGGAGATGTGGGGAAGGGTATTCTAGAGATGCCACCTGCAACTGTGACTATAACTGTCAACACTACATGGAGTGCTGCCCTGACTTCAAGAAAGTCTGCACTGTGGGTAAGTGCTGAGAGCTGAGTCCCTTCTGTCTGGCACCACGGTCTGTGTCCCCACGGCTGTCCTCCTCACcttccaccccacaccccactcccGCGCTGCTTTCACACTGTCACACTTCTCAAGTGCCTTTCCCTTCACTTGCATAAATGTCGCGCAGTGTGTTATACTTTGGCATGGTGTCAGAGCTTGGGATTGTTGGGCCTCTGGGTAGCCCGGAGTGGTCACTCTAACAGTGTATTTTCCAGGGAGTCTCCAGAGTGAGTAGAATACAGAAAAGAGCAATGAGTCACTAATACTCCAGAGTATGGCCTCTCcccattctcttctttctctatatGTAGCGTATGTACTATTGTCGCGCACGGCAGAAGTGTTTCTGCTCTTACCGTGTGCACTTAGTGGTGGGCCCTGCAGTGGTTTCATCAAAATAATCCATGAATATAGATTAATCATTTGAGTGTTAACATATGTCTAAATGAcctaaaagtaaataataataataataataataaatctgaaAGATGAGGCATTTATGCTTAATGATGTGTTTCTGTTAAATCCCAAAGGTACTGAATTTTAAGTCATGAGTGGTCTTCCATTGGGATATATTAGGGGCCATTGTGTTATCGACACAGATACCTAATATTTAATTTATGAAAAATGATCATTAAAATTGGTTGAGAGTGACATTTGCTTTCAAATTTGCATGTGAGGCTGATAACGCTATTATTATACTGTTTATGTGTTGTATGAGGTAATTATTTCAAATTGATGCACCCCTAACCAGGACTGTTATTGAATGAGCAGGCCTCTCTTACACAGGCCCTATCATAGGATCGTGACTCTGCCCTTGTCCTGTCTGTCATAGTAAAGACCACATCAGACATCATCATTGAACTTAGTGACCCACTTTTTCTAACGCCAGTTCATTGGAATGTAACAGAGCAGTATCCAAGCTAAATTCTAGTACAAAACAGTGACATGAGGAGGGGAGGATGGAAGGGTGCCCTAAGATGAGCAATTCACTGTCTtgacacttcccagttttcccacTGTGCATACTGAGAAATGACTCAAGCATCGCAAGGGCATCTCTTGGAACCTTGAGGGTTAGGGCTATCTTTCACAAGTCACTGTACTTTGCTTTTGACTTGGACCATCTCTACTTGGGACACCATCTATTTTCTGAGTTCTAAAACAATGACTTGGTGATGATGTCCTTTGAGAAGACTAGTTAGCTAGGAGGTGGGAAATGGCTCTGCAGGCATGTGTGGTTGTTAATCAGTAATCCCTGACATCTTGTCTTGCTCTGGGTAGAGCTCTCCTGTAAAGGCCGCTGCTTCGAGTCCTTTGCCAGAGGACGTGAGTGTGACTGTGACTCCCAGTGCAAGAAGTTTGGCAAGTGTTGCCCTGATTATGATAGCTTCTGTGAAGAAGGTGAGTACCTGGGAAGGTGAACAGTGTATTGGGGACAGTCAGATTTGGGCCATGCTCCATCCTCACCGATGATGTCTAACAGCTCCTTCTGAGGTCTTGATTTAACTAACACACAAGTGATTTTGTATTAATTTTACTTAACCCAGACAAATTAAACCTCTTCTAGCAGTTCTCCTTGACAGAATGATGGGCAGGACTTTCACGTACATGCTTTTTGCTCCCCTTTGGTTGTGGttcaaatacaattttttttttttaaggtttgtttttatgagaagtagaaaatgagaggaaaaccAGAACATgcctcagctttggcatatggcattgccaggaattgaacatgGGGCTTCTGGGGTATCAGAcatacaagttctgtgctttCCTATTGAGTTATCACCCCTACCTCAATTTCAATTTTTTGTCTCACCTCAATGGTGCTAACATTCCGCAGAATCAATGGTACTTTAAGCTATCTGTGCTTTTGGTTTCAGTGCTTTTGAATATACATATTTCAAGAGTGAAACAACACTGTCAGTTGTTCAGAGGATTGAAGTAGTAAATGTATGGTTTGGCTGAAGATGTTCCATTTATAGGCAAACCTACCATGAAATTGTTGACTATCTGAAGCATGTTCCCCTCCCTTTACCAGGTCTTCTAGGGTCTCTATCTATATGTCTGTGtggtagagttaaaaaaaaaaaaaagggtgataATCATTTAGAAACAGTCTCTTCAGCCCATAGGCCCTGTGGAAACATTCTGAACATATAATTCAGCTCTTCctgttttacaaaaataaaatttctctttgatagagagaaattgagaagaggatcaaggcagagagaaatagagatacatgGAAGTACTGTttttgaatctttccccctgtaggtgggaactggggttttaaaccctggtccttgcatatggtgacaCATGGTGGATCAGATGCACCATCTGCTTGGCCCAACCAAAATGAAATATGCTTCATATGTTTAAATAATGGTCCATTTTCTGTTACCAAGTGTTCATTCCGAACTTGTGCCTGGTAATATTTATGGaggtaaaagtaaaaataagtgcTGCTTGCATAACCTTCTGCTTCTATGTCAACAAGGCAGTACCACCTGCTTCTTTTGCATAGTGGAGAGGCCGGGCTCATCAGCAGAGGAGGAACGTTTCTTAATTCTTATTTGCTTTTATTGGAAAGCGCTTCAGAAGCAAGGGGAATAGCACCTTGGGAGTTGCACATGAAGAGCACAGGGTCCTGTAGCTTCAGAAGGAACACGAGGAGGGCAATGTATTTACCCAGAGCCTTGGTTTTGGCTGTGAGACAAAAGTCCCAAGGATTTATTTTGGGCAGAGAATGGGTGGGTAGAGAGAATAGTTAGAGACTGATGAATCACTAAGAGAGCATGTTTTAGAGACAGAGTTTGGAATGCTCCCCAGTGCTGGGTCAGATCACCTGAGACTTCTGTAGGACTGAGCAAAGGACATTCATGAAGGGATGGGGCTTCACTGACAGAATTTACTGGCAGGAGTGAGCTGCACATAAGGGAGTCATCCAGAGCTTTAAGAAAAccacaattaagaaaaaaatatatatatagtcaaatgATCTTTCACTCACTACTTGACGATTGTACTGTTGCTACAGATACTGCTGGTCAGCATCTCTGCCTCTGAAAACCCCAATGTTTCAAGAATTGAAGGACTCAGTGAAGAAGTACTTCAGAATTGTTTTGCTCTTTAGGGAGAACAGGACAAATAGGTTCCAAACTGTAGTACTCAGTGTTTTTGTTGggtagaaggaaaaagagggagaggtaaGGGCTTATAGAGAGGCAATgatagggcccaggcagtggtgcacctgattaagcactcacatcacagtgtgcaaggaccctggttcaagcacctggtctcccccctgcagggggaaaacttcatgagtggtgaagtagacctgcaggtgtctctctgactctttctctcctctttcctctctcaatttctctgtctctacccaacagtaaatgaaattaaaaaagagaggtaATGATAAAGTTCAGGGAGGCGTTTCATCAGAGCTCTCAGAAATATCTACTTTTTCTGGCCTTCAGAAAgacccttccttctctccccactCCTGCTGGAGAAGGGGCAACTAGGAGGGGAGATGCAAGGTTCAAAAGAGATATATCAAACCACTAGTACTTGCTTATAGGTGGGAAAGGAATGCATAATGTGAaggagtggatttttttttctttagatagaaacaaaaggcagagagagagagagagagagagagagagaggacacaacaTCAATGGAAGCTTCCTTtactgcagtgggggctgggctcgaacctgggtttatCCATGCCAAGCAATGCACAATCTAGGTGAACTACTCTACCGGTCCAAAGGTGTGGAATTTTCATGAAAGGAAATATACAAACATGTAGACCATTTGCAGTAAACGGAACCATTGAATTTCAGTCAATATGAAAACAGGAAAGGGTAATTATCATAGTTCTTAGGATCCCAACTGTCCTGCCATTCATGTgcagtagtttaaaaaaaatttttttttttttaaataaaaaggactTATTTCTATGAAACAtagaaagagaggccagagcactgctcagctctggcacaggaCAACATCAGAGACTGAATCTGGGCTctctggaacctcagacatgcaccTCCCATGCTCTCTGAGCTGTTTtcccagaactgtggtggttgttTTCATCCTCACTGGAACAGGCACAACAGGTGAAGCTCACAGTACTCAGTCTTTCTATGCAGGCAAACGCTTTAAGGAATCATCTAGAACAAGCATCTGTTTGTAGCTCAGAAGAGGAGGTTCAGGAGAGGTTAGCTTATTTGACCAAGGTCACAGTGAGACCACACTGGTAGTTTCATACAGGTTTGGAATTAAAATCTTCTGAGTGTCTGTTCTCTGCCACAGTTTATAACACTGTTAGGATTAACGTTTCCTAGAGGCACACCCTCAGAATGAATAGGTTTGGAGTTTTCAGTGTGGGGTTAgatcctgccttcctgcctgcttGTCCACAATAGatctgtccagcctctcttctggGGCCAGATGCACCAGGGTGTGGCTGAGCAGTGTAAGACACACTGTTAACTGACCTGTCTTGCTTGGTCTCAGTGCATAACCCCACAACTCCGCCACCTCGCAAGGCTGCACCTCCACCTCCAGAAGCCTCTCAAACCATCagatcaacatccaaacgttCACCCAAATCACCAAACAAGAAGACTAAGAAAGTGGTAGAATCAGAGGAAATAACAGAAGGTAGGAAGATGACAGATAAACCAAAGGAGGTTTCTTAGATAACATAAATGGACTTTTAtgaggctctggtttatggtggtgctggggattgaacctgggaccttagagcctcaggcatgaaagtcttttgcataaccgctaTGCAATCTCCTCAGCCTTTTTATAAGACTTCTCATAGAACTGGGTCATCAGTAATAATTGCACTGAGTCAAGTCtccttatgcttttttttttttttttttttttactagaacactgctcagctctagtttatggtggtgcaggggattgaacctgggactttggaggctcaggcatgagagtctctttgcatagccattatgctatctacccctgccctccttaTGCTTTCTGTTTACTTGTTTTAAATCAAAGTAGAAGACAAAGTAAATATAAAAcctcaggtatttttttttttccttattactaAATCCAGCATGGGTCTAGGTTAAAATAATCAGAAGaaacaaaattaactatttaaaaaaatttgtacaGAATTAAATTCTATGAAActataaagttgaaaaaaaaaagaaaatacaaagttgAAAGTTACAACTTTCATGACTTTTTATATTGCTAATACTTGATAATCTCAGGTGCTTTGCTTTGTctcatttttactattttatttttattattccgttaaccagagcattgcttggctctggctattggtggtactgggaatcaaacctgggacctctctcatgcaagtcctatgtgctACTGCTGCCTATCTTCCTAGCACAGGTGCTTTATTTTTAGCTCTCAATTAAAAGGAGAGCTGACTATATTACCGGTAAAGTCAAAGCAGAATGCAGAAGTGTAAACGACATTTCTTTGTTGTATTTGAActggaaattcttttttctttttttaaaccacagttGGTGTGATCaacctttttatttgatttatagaACATTCTGTTTCTGAAAATCAagagtcttcctcctcctcttcttcctcttcaacTATTCGGAAAATCAAGTCTTCCAAAAATTCAGCTGCTAATAGAGACTTAAAGAAGAAACCCAAAGGTTTGAGCATTGATAAAGATCAAAGACTATATCAAtgccacatcaataataacttatCTAAAAGTACCCCATGTTGGTAGAATGATTTCTTCTTAAtacttggggggtgggtggggaggatctAACTTTCTAACAATTATTTTAGGAACTGCCAATGAAAATCTCTTTCAGGAAATTGGTACCAAGCAACTAAGACATGGCTCctaaaaacaagataagaagatgCCTTAACAGCTACTGTGGAGCCCCAGGCTCACACCAGGGATGGCTATTTGTGGCTTTCTAGTTCAGTTCCTGTGTGCCTgaattcctttttcttccttctccttcccctgcctcctagccttttaattttttcctttccttgacttaaatattttattgtactgAACAAACTCTGAATTTTACAGAGCCTCATTATTTtcctaacaatttttttttcccctgctgtaGAGGCAATGCAACAGAATGGGCTATTATTTCCTGAAAAGAGACACTGCCTACTTTGTATGATTTCCTGAAATTCTCAAATATGTTCTCAGGAGTCAGAAGATGGCTTGCTGGATAGAGTGCACattataccatgtgcaagggccagtTTCCAGCCTCCAGCCatccatcacatgggagcacctgtatgagggaagcttcaggagtggtggagcagagctgcagtgtCCTTTTtcactctcgttctctctctcttaccatctatctaagaagaaagaaagagactctgtggtgcaatggatagTGAACTGGACTTCTAGAccgaaggaaggcaggaaggaaggaaggaaggaagggaggaaggaaagaaggaagggagggaagaaggaaggaaagagtttaCTAGGAAAGGAGGAATCATGCTGGATCAGAACCccattgataatcctggtggttaaataaatatataaataaaaaatatcttctcTAGGAAACGGTGACCTTTGGATTCTGGAGTGTTGAAGGACTCTCTGTGCTGAGTGGTTATGATTTTCCCTGAAGCCTTCCCTAGATCAGTAACCAGATATTGATCTTTGAGCCTCCCAGAGTCTTGCACACATACAGGTGTATCAAAATAAATTGCTAAGTGGGATCATTTTAACAGTGTGCCCTGGGCTTTGTAGTTGACCTCTGGGGCAGCTGCTATGGGAACTACCAGTCAGTCTTTTGCTGTCATGGTTGCCTAATCTCTCTGTATTCTCTGGGACCCCAGGTTTCAGGGGACAGAAGAGAGGGCTGCTAACAGCCATGCATATATATAGAAGCTCCCCAGGAAGTGTGTAGTgggacgtgtgtgtgtggggggtaatgCAACCAGATTCCTTGGATGTAGTTGCGGAGGCTTCAAAGGAAGCAGTGCAGCACATCTGAGAGAAGTGGGAGCTAGGTCtccaggaaggaggaaaggatgcTGAGCGATAAAGGAGAGATGGCAACATGTGGGCAAAAAGCAATGGATAGAAAGAGCTAAGTCCGTGTCATTCATCACATTGGTAGTTTCAAAATTGTCACTTGCTTCTATATATTAATTACATAGATCGCCTCTCACCCTTCTTCATTCACCCAAACCCAAGAGAGGTTGAGGACCATATTATGATAAGCTAATATACATATTCACAGTTAGATCTTTGCCTAGAGACCCACAGCTCACCTAGGGATAGCAATCTTTTGTTACTGTCAACATTTTTTCAAAACTAAAGCtgtatacatacattttttttttctctagcaaAAGataacaagaaggaaagaacGCCTGAAAAGAAGCCTACCCCACAACCACCACCTGTAGATGATGCAGGAAGTGGAATGGACAATGTCATCCCAACTCCTGGGATTCCTGTCACCCCAAGCAGGAAAGTCACCACACCGCCCAAGGTCACCACAGCAAAGCCAATCACTCCCAAGCCCACTGTTCCAGCAAAGCCtgacacagccaaagaaacagaCTTGACAGCCAATAAGGAGACAACAGTGGAAACTGAAGAGACTTCTACAACAAATAAACAGACATCAACTAGTGTAAAAAAGAAGACAACTTCAGCTAAAGAAACAAGAAGTGCAGAGAAGACTTCTGCTGATGAGTCTGCACTCACGTCTGAAGTGCCTACTAAAGTGACACCCAAAGCTGACAGCACAACCAAGCCTtcagctcccaccaccaccaaggaGCCTGAACCCACCACCACAACAAACAAACCtgaacccaccaccaccaccaagaagcctgaacccaccaccaccaccaagaagcctgaacccaccaccaccaccaagaagcctgaacccaccaccaccaccaagaagcctgaacccaccaccaccaccaagaagcctgaacccaccaccaccaccaagaagcctgaacccaccaccaccaccaagaagcctgaacccaccaccaccaccaagaagcctgaacccaccaccaccaccaagaagcctgaacccaccaccaccaccaagaagCCTGAGCCTACCACCCCCAAGGAACCTGAAACTACCACCACCGAGAAACCTGAACCCATCACCCCCAAGGAGCCTGAACCCACCACCCCTAAAGAgcctgaacccaccactcctaagGAGGCTGAAGCCACCACCCCCAAGGAGGCTAAACCCACCACCCCCAAAGAGCATGAACCCACCACCCCCAAGAAGCCTGAACCCACCACCCCCAAGAAGCCTGAACCCACCACCCCCAAAGAGCCTGAACCCACCACCCCCAAGGAGGCTGAACCCACCACCCCCAAAGAGCCTGAACCCACCACCCCCAAGGAGGCTAAACCCACCACCCCCAAAGAGCCTGAACCCACCACCCCCAAGAAGCCTGAACCCACCACCCCCAAAGAGCCTGAACCCACCACCCCCAAAGAGCCTGAACCCACCACCCCCAAAGAGCCTGAACCCACCACCCCCAAAGAGCCTGAACCCACCACCCCCAAAGAGcttgaacccaccactcccaagGAGGCTGAACCCACCACCCCCAAAGAGCCTGAACCCACCACCCCCAAGGAGGCTAAACCCACCACCCCCAAAGAGCCTGAACCCACCACCCCCAAGAAGCCTGAACCCACCACCCCCAAAAAGCCTGAACCCACCACCCCCAAAGAGCCTGAACCCACCACCCCCAAGAAGCCTGAACCCACCACCCCCAAAAAGCCTGAACCCACCACCCCCAAGAAGCCTGAACCCACCACCCCCAAAAAGCCTGAACCCACCACCCTCAAAGAGCCTGAACCTACCATCCCCAAGGAGCCTGAACCCACCACTACCAAAGAACCTGAACCCACCACCACAAAGGAGCCTGAACCCACCACCCCCAAGGAACTGGCTCCAACTTCTGAGAAACCTGCTCCAAACACTCCAGTGGCCTCTACTCCAGCTCCCACTACTCCTAAGAACCCTGCTGAACCAACTCCAGAGCTTCCTGTAGAACCTACACCAATGGGCCCTGAAAATAGCCCCAAAGAACCTGTGGTGCCCACAACCAAGGACTCTGAAGTGCCCAAGCCTGAAATGACTACAACAGCTAAAGACAAAACCACAGAAAAAGACAAAGGTACTACACCTGCTGCATCTGAAATAACAACAGAAGAGATGACTACAACAGAAAAGACAACCAGTAAACCTGAAAAGACAACAGCTGTACCCAAAGAAACAACTACCGAGTCTAAAGTGACCCCTAAACCCCGAAAGCCAACCAAAGCACCCAGGAAGCCCACTTCTACCAAAAAACCAAGTACGAAACCTAGAGGGAGAAAACGAAAGACCACACCAGCTCCCACCAAGATGACGACAACAGCAGCGCCTGAACCAACCCCTACCTCCTTAGCTGAAGACATGCTCCAAACCACCAACAAGCCCAACCAAACTCCTAGCTCAGAAATGGCTGAAGTTAACCCAGAGGCTGAAGACCCAGATGCTGTTGGAGACAAGCCCCTCACGAATCCCAGCTCCCCAGTGTTCACTCCTTTAGGTGTTCCTGGCGGTAACTTCTTAGTGATAAGACCCAACCAGAACGTTGGTGCTGACCCCATGCTTTCAGGTAATATTGGTTGCTTGGGCTTTTTAAATTTGCTTGAACCAAACTGCCTTGACTTTTGTCATTCTATTGGCAGCTCCTATCTAGAACTTTAAAGTTGTCAGTTTGTGAAGTTTTAGAGCACTTTAGTTCTAAGTATAGGAGTGAACACAGTAAGCTTCTTGCATCTGTAAAAATCAAGCCAGAACCTAGTTTTGGAAATTTAGTGCATTTGCATTTAATAAAACTGAGATggaggaagttgggtggtagcgcagcaggttaagcgcacatggcgcaaagcacaaggacaggcgtaaggatcccggtttgagcctctggctccccacctgcagggagtcgcttcacaagcggtgaagcatatctgcaggtgtctctttctctcgccctctctgtcttctcctactctctgcatttctctctgtcctatccaacaacaacgacatcaataataactacaacaataaaacaagggcaacaaaagggaataaataagtatttaaaaaaactgagaTGGTGTATAGAATCTCAAAAGATGCTTACCTGGGAGTTTATccttaaaagaaaatacaaatgttaaaaaaatgaaaaagttaatgcaagagaaacatctgcaataTTAGTGTCTTTTCCAATGAATTCCAAAAAGCAAGCAGAACTGAAAGATGGAATTCATGttgagatacaaaaaaaaaaaaaaaaatctagggagtcgggctgtagctcagcgggttaagcgcaggtggtgcaaagcacaaggtcggcataaggatcccagttcgagcccccggctccccacctgcaggggagtcacttcacaagtggtgaagcaggtctgcaggtgtctacctttctctgcccctctctgtcttcccctcctctctccatttctctctgtcctatccaacaacaacatcaataacaacaataaagacaaggggcaaaaaaaaaaaaggaataaaataaaataaatattaaaaaaaaaatctagtaactAATTTACACAAAGATGAGGTAACCTTGACCCCtcctaatttatttacttttgtcagAGCGTTGCTCAGTTGTGGCTTATAGTGCTATGGGGGATTGAACAAGGGGCTCTGGGGCATGATACCCCCTTTCAGTAAGTCAGTTCTGTAATACAGCACTTTAATCATATCTTTTTCATCTCAAGTACATGTACCTATCTCAAACTATGCCATTAGAGAGCTTAGGAAAATGTGAAAGTGCTGGGGAAGGGTTGAAAACACAAATACTCCTCTCATTTTGCTTGTTATGGACTTCATTTTGGGTTGTTTTAGATGAAACTGATTTGTGCAACGGCAAGCCAGTAGATGGACTGACAACTCTGCGAAACGGGACCTTGGTTGCCTTTCGAGGTGAGATATTCGCAGTTCTCACCTAACACTTTCTTCTTGGCATTTCAGAACCAAAGCAGTACTTTGGGTTGAACTTCTGAGGGTACACAATGGACAAACTTAACCTTTCACAGTGAAATCTGAGAGTGATAAAGTAACAGATTAACAAAACTAAACACAATTAGAAACAAAAATCTTGAACTGagacaattaaattttttttccccctaccacTCAGGATTAAAAGATAGTGCAAATTTTAATTTCCTAACAAATACCATAGTTTGCATTAcctgttttatttaaaaatattatctggggggctgggtggtagtgtagtgggttaagtgcacatggtacaaagtgcaaggaccggcttaagaatctcagtttgagcccttggtttaCCACCTGCACCCcatttgttagcctctctccttatagagatgagccaagagggaaaagtctccctgaatcagtttctccttgttagtctctcaagctcacagaaagcctacaggcctctcacacttggTTTcctctgctagc
Above is a genomic segment from Erinaceus europaeus chromosome 9, mEriEur2.1, whole genome shotgun sequence containing:
- the PRG4 gene encoding proteoglycan 4 isoform X12 — protein: MEWKILPINLLLLLPALLIQQVSSQDLSSCAGRCGEGYSRDATCNCDYNCQHYMECCPDFKKVCTVELSCKGRCFESFARGRECDCDSQCKKFGKCCPDYDSFCEEVHNPTTPPPRKAAPPPPEASQTIRSTSKRSPKSPNKKTKKVVESEEITEEHSVSENQESSSSSSSSSTIRKIKSSKNSAANRDLKKKPKAKDNKKERTPEKKPTPQPPPVDDAGSGMDNVIPTPGIPVTPSRKVTTPPKVTTAKPITPKPTVPAKPDTAKETDLTANKETTVETEETSTTNKQTSTSVKKKTTSAKETRSAEKTSADESALTSEVPTKVTPKADSTTKPSAPTTTKEPEPTTTTKKPEPTTPKEPETTTPKKPEPTTPKEPEPTTPKEPEPTTPKEPEPTTPKEPEPTTPKELEPTTPKEAEPTTPKEPEPTTPKEAKPTTPKEPEPTTPKKPEPTTPKKPEPTTPKEPEPTTPKKPEPTTPKKPEPTTPKKPEPTTPKKPEPTTLKEPEPTIPKEPEPTTTKEPEPTTTKEPEPTTPKELAPTSEKPAPNTPVASTPAPTTPKNPAEPTPELPVEPTPMGPENSPKEPVVPTTKDSEVPKPEMTTTAKDKTTEKDKGTTPAASEITTEEMTTTEKTTSKPEKTTAVPKETTTESKVTPKPRKPTKAPRKPTSTKKPSTKPRGRKRKTTPAPTKMTTTAAPEPTPTSLAEDMLQTTNKPNQTPSSEMAEVNPEAEDPDAVGDKPLTNPSSPVFTPLGVPGGNFLVIRPNQNVGADPMLSDETDLCNGKPVDGLTTLRNGTLVAFRGHYFWMLRPFSPPSPPRKINEVWGIPSPIDTVFTRCNCEGKTYFFKGGQYWRFTNDVRDTGYPKQIVKGFGGLNGRIVAALSIAKYKDRPESVYFFKRGGGIQQYTYKQEPTRKCSRSPAINYSVYGQMTQVRRRRFERAIGPLTHTIRIHYSPVRVIYQDKGLLHNEVKMSTMWRGFPSVVTSAIALPNIRKPDSYDYYAFSKDQYYNIDIPSRTARAITTRSGQTLSKAWYNCP
- the PRG4 gene encoding proteoglycan 4 isoform X13 gives rise to the protein MEWKILPINLLLLLPALLIQQVSSQDLSSCAGRCGEGYSRDATCNCDYNCQHYMECCPDFKKVCTVELSCKGRCFESFARGRECDCDSQCKKFGKCCPDYDSFCEEVHNPTTPPPRKAAPPPPEASQTIRSTSKRSPKSPNKKTKKVVESEEITEEHSVSENQESSSSSSSSSTIRKIKSSKNSAANRDLKKKPKAKDNKKERTPEKKPTPQPPPVDDAGSGMDNVIPTPGIPVTPSRKVTTPPKVTTAKPITPKPTVPAKPDTAKETDLTANKETTVETEETSTTNKQTSTSVKKKTTSAKETRSAEKTSADESALTSEVPTKVTPKADSTTKPSAPTTTKEPEPTTTTNKPEPTTTTKKPEPTTTTKKPEPTTTTKKPEPTTTTKKPEPTTTTKKPEPTTTTKKPEPTTTTKKPEPTTTTKKPEPTTTTKKPEPTTTTKKPEPTIPKEPEPTTTKEPEPTTTKEPEPTTPKELAPTSEKPAPNTPVASTPAPTTPKNPAEPTPELPVEPTPMGPENSPKEPVVPTTKDSEVPKPEMTTTAKDKTTEKDKGTTPAASEITTEEMTTTEKTTSKPEKTTAVPKETTTESKVTPKPRKPTKAPRKPTSTKKPSTKPRGRKRKTTPAPTKMTTTAAPEPTPTSLAEDMLQTTNKPNQTPSSEMAEVNPEAEDPDAVGDKPLTNPSSPVFTPLGVPGGNFLVIRPNQNVGADPMLSDETDLCNGKPVDGLTTLRNGTLVAFRGHYFWMLRPFSPPSPPRKINEVWGIPSPIDTVFTRCNCEGKTYFFKGGQYWRFTNDVRDTGYPKQIVKGFGGLNGRIVAALSIAKYKDRPESVYFFKRGGGIQQYTYKQEPTRKCSRSPAINYSVYGQMTQVRRRRFERAIGPLTHTIRIHYSPVRVIYQDKGLLHNEVKMSTMWRGFPSVVTSAIALPNIRKPDSYDYYAFSKDQYYNIDIPSRTARAITTRSGQTLSKAWYNCP
- the PRG4 gene encoding proteoglycan 4 isoform X11 — protein: MEWKILPINLLLLLPALLIQQVSSQDLSSCAGRCGEGYSRDATCNCDYNCQHYMECCPDFKKVCTVELSCKGRCFESFARGRECDCDSQCKKFGKCCPDYDSFCEEVHNPTTPPPRKAAPPPPEASQTIRSTSKRSPKSPNKKTKKVVESEEITEEHSVSENQESSSSSSSSSTIRKIKSSKNSAANRDLKKKPKAKDNKKERTPEKKPTPQPPPVDDAGSGMDNVIPTPGIPVTPSRKVTTPPKVTTAKPITPKPTVPAKPDTAKETDLTANKETTVETEETSTTNKQTSTSVKKKTTSAKETRSAEKTSADESALTSEVPTKVTPKADSTTKPSAPTTTKEPEPTTTTKKPEPTTPKEPETTTPKKPEPTTPKKPEPTTPKEPEPTTPKEAEPTTPKEPEPTTPKEAKPTTPKEPEPTTPKKPEPTTPKEPEPTTPKEPEPTTPKEPEPTTPKEPEPTTPKELEPTTPKEAEPTTPKEPEPTTPKEAKPTTPKEPEPTTPKKPEPTTPKKPEPTTPKEPEPTTPKKPEPTTPKKPEPTTPKKPEPTTPKKPEPTTLKEPEPTIPKEPEPTTTKEPEPTTTKEPEPTTPKELAPTSEKPAPNTPVASTPAPTTPKNPAEPTPELPVEPTPMGPENSPKEPVVPTTKDSEVPKPEMTTTAKDKTTEKDKGTTPAASEITTEEMTTTEKTTSKPEKTTAVPKETTTESKVTPKPRKPTKAPRKPTSTKKPSTKPRGRKRKTTPAPTKMTTTAAPEPTPTSLAEDMLQTTNKPNQTPSSEMAEVNPEAEDPDAVGDKPLTNPSSPVFTPLGVPGGNFLVIRPNQNVGADPMLSDETDLCNGKPVDGLTTLRNGTLVAFRGHYFWMLRPFSPPSPPRKINEVWGIPSPIDTVFTRCNCEGKTYFFKGGQYWRFTNDVRDTGYPKQIVKGFGGLNGRIVAALSIAKYKDRPESVYFFKRGGGIQQYTYKQEPTRKCSRSPAINYSVYGQMTQVRRRRFERAIGPLTHTIRIHYSPVRVIYQDKGLLHNEVKMSTMWRGFPSVVTSAIALPNIRKPDSYDYYAFSKDQYYNIDIPSRTARAITTRSGQTLSKAWYNCP